One Belonocnema kinseyi isolate 2016_QV_RU_SX_M_011 chromosome 6, B_treatae_v1, whole genome shotgun sequence genomic region harbors:
- the LOC117175286 gene encoding bromodomain-containing protein 4-like — translation MKKSEHHLLHGCAILVLEELQHLRRARCYSARPAFFLSRTKAHLITSSSYGFIEIISRIGEAMQLLLLTLLFLGLTLTQSTPVAKKVEKRTAIESTKTEILPKFLNAKDDTEKFKPKTLKFEESKIEKFIDDKKDEKVKEGQDLKNDDKLRPEDDSETLEVDREKKSCKTVKTPAPPPTKICLEIASSPGEVEICQDDPPPPPPVEERISFEPQPVFEIPQQVICEQPQIMCVPAPPPPQPSTICYEAAPPPPPQPSTICFETAPPPPPQPSTICFESSPQQIMHQQPSVVSVLPQMLQPQIIQPQMVRPQMIQPQMVQPQIIQPQMVQPQIIQIQPEYTQPQTIQFQPSKHNFQPTKLHHQFQKKQYQGHRHGNANLVQPSAPIMQYPAQSQLTSCTCQVTEGNSFSSAPGSSGTFGINPTGPTAPGATVAISDGGVSQHSGARLHAPLMNQGMTIKQPTMQQQPIMMQSQPRMVQQQQPLTVQSQPIMLQSQPRMVQSQPMTVQSQPMMVQSQPRMVQSQPMMMQQQPMISTRVSALGQGVDVSLGSMSGQMRHTRDESGSPPHDLETEKNSHNQSSEKEEQSTQISLSKSSSSPPTLRINTSPHQSSQNRFSQSNLMSDNNNMNQENLESLRSIDIQGPGMQSFSFGRSRQKLNDDALSNNERFENINGM, via the exons ATGAAGAAATCAGAGCACCACCTCCTACATGGCTGTGCAATTTTGGTACTTGAGGAATTGCAACATCTGCGGCGTGCAAGATGCTATTCGGCAAGACCTGCATTCTTTTTAAGTCGAACCAAAGCGCATCTCATCACCAGTTCCAGTTACGGCTTCATTGAAATCATATCTCGAATCGGAGAGGCCATGCAACTTCTCTTGTTAACTCTCCTCTTCTTGGGTCTTACCCTGACCCAATCGACACCAGTGGCAAAGAAGGTTGAAAAAAGAACAGCGATTGAGAGTACCAAgactgaaattttaccaaaattcttGAACGCGAAAGATGATACTGAAAAATTCAAACCCAAAACTCTCAAATTCGAAGAAtccaaaatcgaaaaatttatcgATGACAAGAAAGACGAGAAGGTGAAAGAAGGCCAGGATCTAAAGAACGATGATAAATTAAGGCCAGAGGATGACTCGGAAACGCTAGAAGTCGATCGAGAGAAGAAGTCGTGCAAGACAGTTAAAACACCAGCACCTCCACCAACAAAAATCTGTTTAGAAATTGCTAGTTCTCCAGGTGAAGTGGAAATTTGTCAGGATGATCCACCACCTCCTCCACCTGTAGAAGAACGAATTAGCTTTGAACCTCAGCCGGTTTTTGAAATACCACAACAGGTTATTTGTGAACAACCTCAAATTATGTGCGTGCCTGCTCCACCACCTCCGCAACCCAGCACGATTTGCTATGAAGCTGCTCCACCACCACCTCCACAGCCCAGCACTATTTGCTTTGAAACTGCGCCACCACCACCTCCACAACCCAGCACTATTTGCTTTGAATCTTCTCCACAGCAAATAATGCATCAGCAACCATCAGTTGTTTCAGTTCTACCGCAGATGCTTCAGCCACAAATTATTCAACCTCAGATGGTGCGACCACAAATGATTCAACCTCAGATGGTTCAACCACAAATTATCCAACCTCAGATGGTTCAGccacaaattattcaaattcagccTGAGTATACGCAACCACAAACGATTCAATTTCAACCTTCTAAGCACAATTTTCAACCTACTAAATTGCACCACCAATTCCAAAAGAAGCAGTATCAAGGCCATAGACACGGAAATGCCAATCTCGTTCAACCTAGTGCCCCAATCATGCAATACCCAGCGCAATCTCAACTGACGAGCTGTACTTGCCAAGTGACAGAAGGAAATTCTTTCAGTAGCGCACCTGGTTCATCAGGAACTTTTGGTATAAACCCTACTGGACCAACTGCTCCTGGAGCAACTGTAGCAATTTCTGACGGTGGTGTA TCACAACATTCTGGTGCAAGGTTGCATGCACCATTGATGAATCAGGGAATGACGATAAAGCAACCAACGATGCAACAGCAGCCAATCATGATGCAGTCGCAGCCAAGGATGGTGCAGCAGCAGCAGCCACTGACGGTGCAGTCGCAGCCAATTATGTTGCAATCGCAGCCTAGGATGGTACAGTCGCAGCCAATGACGGTGCAGTCGCAGCCAATGATGGTCCAGTCGCAGCCAAGGATGGTGCAATCGCAGCCAATGATGATGCAACAGCAGCCAATGATATCTACACGAGTGTCTGCACTAGGTCAAGGTGTGGATGTTTCCTTAGGTTCAATGTCAGGTCAAATGAGGCATACAAGAGATGAATCCGGATCTCCTCCACACGACctcgaaactgaaaaaaattctcataatcaGTCTTCCGAAAAAGAAGAACAATCCACCCAAATCTCATTAAGTAAGTCATCATCTTCGCCACCAACCTTAAGGATCAATACCTCACCTCATCAATCATCTCAGAATAGATTTTCACAAAGCAATTTGATGTCTGATAACAACAATATGAATCAAGAGAATTTGGAAAGTCTTAGGAGTATAGATATTCAGGGGCCAGGAATGCAGTCATTTTCATTTGGCAGGTCCAGACAAAAGTTGAATGATGATGCCCTTTCAAATAATGAAAGATTCGAGAATATAAATGGAATGTGA